CCCGGATTCCCGGGGGGACGTCCTGGAGACCGGTCGCGGTGTTCCGGACGATCGGGAGGAGGCTGTAGAGGAAGAGCGCGACGACCGCGGTCGCGGGCGAGATGCCGAGGAAGGGGATCGGAACGAGCAGGGCGAGGAGGGCGAGAGCCGGAACGGTCTGGATCGTCCCCGCCGCGGCGAGGATCGTCCGGGCGGCCCATCCGCGCCCGGCCGCCGCGATGCCGAGGGGAATGCCGGCGAGGACGGCCAGCGCGACGGAGACGGCCACGAGCTCGACGTGCCGCGCCGTCCAGCCCGCGATTTTCCGCGCGGCCGAGGCCTCCGCGACGGCGGGTCCCCCGAAGAAGGCGTCGGCCGCCCGCCCATAATCGCGGGTGCGCTCCGCCTCGGCGTTCAGCCGGGTCATCTCCGCCTGGTCGATCCTCCCGGCGAGCCCCCGGAGCGCGGCCACGGCGGCGGGCGCGAGGGATTCCCGGTAGAGGAACACCGCCTCGTACCGGGGGAAGAACCCGAGTTCGTCGCGGAGGACGACGAGATCGTTCTCCGCGATGCGGGCGTCCGTCGAATACGCGTCCTTCACGTCGATCGCCCCGCTCGCGAGCGCCGCGTATCCGAGCGCATGGTCGATCCCGCGAACGTCGAGGGCCAGCCCGTAGCGATGCGCGAGAGGCGCCCACCCGTCCCGCCGCCCCAGGAATTCGTGCGTGAGGCCCGCCTTCAGATCCGGATGGCGCCGCAGATCGCCGATCGTCCGGATCCCCAGGCCCCGCGCCCGCTCGCGGCGCATCACGAGGGCGTAGGTGTTGTCGAAGCCGAGCGGATCGGTGATCCCGATCCCGGCCTGCGCGAGGCGCGGCCGGAGCGCGGCAACCGATCCGCCGGCCGGCTCGCGGACGATCTCCTCGGCGATCGTTCCCGTGTATTCGGGGTACGCGTCGATCGCGGCCGAGGCGAGCGCGCGCCACAGGATCAGGGTTCCCCCCATCCCCTGACGGTGCTCGGCCGGGATGCCGCGGGCCGCGAGCGCCCGCACGGCGATCTCCCCGAGCACGTACGACTCCGTGAACTTCTTCGACCCGATCCGGACCGGCGCTCCTTCCGCGGCTCCGGTCGCCGGCGCCGCGGCCGCGGCGGCGAGCAGGATCCGGAGCGCGGTCCCCGCTCTCCTCAAGGCGGAACTCCGCGCTGGGCGTTCACGAACGCCCGGACGAACGGAGTCGCGGGCGCGCGCCGGAAATCGTCGAGCGCCCCGTCCTGGACGACGGCGCCGCGGTCGAGCAGCACGAGCCGGTCCGAGAGGTAGGCCGCCTCCGCGAGGTCGTGCGACACGAGCACGACCGTCGGCGCGACGCGGGTGAAGACCTCCCGGAACTCCTCCTGGAGCTCCGCCCGGACGAGCGGATCGAGCGCGGCCATCGGCTCGTCGAGGAGGAGGATCTCGGGATCGAGGATGAGCGCGCGCAGGAGGCCGGCGCGCTGGCGCTCTCCTCCGGAGAGCTCGGACGGATACCGGTCGAAGAGGGCGGAGGGCAGCCGCACGAGCGCGGCGGTTTCCCGCAGCCGGCGATCGAGCTCGTCCGGAGGCCGGCCGAGGTGGCGTCCGAGGAGGAGCGCGTTTCCGCGCACCGTCAGGTGCGGAAAGAGTCCCCCCTCCTGGATCACGAATCCCGTCCGGTGCCGAAGCTCCTCGAGGCGCGACGCCGTGAGGGGCGTTCCGCCGATCCGGACCTCACCGGCGGTCGGAGACACGAGGCCGACGATCAGCCGGAGGATCGTCGACTTCCCGGAGCCGGAGCGGCCGATCAGGGCGGTCGTGCGCCCCGCGGGGAACGAGAGCGTCGTCGGTCGCAGGGCGACGGCTTCGCCGAATCGCTTCTCGACGCCGACGAGCTCGATCGCGGGGCGCAATCCCGCGATTATACGGACCGGAGCGGGGGCGGCGGAGCGGCGCAAAAAAAGAACGCCGGGCTTTCGCCCGGCGCCCTCATCGAACGGGAGATGGCTTCAGGCGGCCTTGCGGCGTCCGAAGCGAACCGCGGAAGCGCCCGCCAGAGCGAGCGCGCCGAGGAGCGCCACGAGCGGAGTCGAGCTCGCCGTCTTCGGGAGCGTCTTCGCTTCCGGAGCGGGGGCGGGCCTCGTCTCTTCGGGAGCCGGAGCCGGCGCCGGAGCGGCCTCGGCGACCGTGTGCTCTTCGCGCTCGGTCGTCGCCGGAGCGGCGGTTTCCGCCGGAGGCGTCGACTCGGCCATCGTCGAGGTCGAGACGGTCGGGGCCGGGGTCTGCGTCATCGTCACGTCGCCCCCCGTCGTCGCGGAGGCGGTCTTCTCGGCGCCGTAGGCGAACTTCTCGCCCCATTCGTCGCCGGGATAGAACCACGTCGCGACGGCCGGGTGGCCGTTGGCGGTCGTGTAGGTGAACTGCGTCTGGTTGTCCGAGGCCTGGTGGCTGTCGAGGCTTCGACGTTCCCGCGACGCGATCACGGTGCCCATGGTCTTGTTGTCGGAATTTCGCGTGACGACGACCTGCACCTTCTCGGCCTGGAAGTCGTTCACGTGAAGCGTGTAGGTGCCCGGGTCGAGCAGCACGCTGCCGACCATCGTCGGCTCCGAAACCGTCAGCTGGGTCGTTCGCTGGACCGAGCCGGCTCCCTGGGCCATCGCGATCGCCGAGATCCCGAGACTGAGCAGTAGAGCGGTGAAAATCCGTGTAGGCTTCATGGGCGTTTCTCCTTCAATGCACGGGAAATGCAAGCCCCGCGCCAAGGAAACGGCGTTTTCCCTCGTTTCTCGGGTCAGGGAAGGCGACGCACCGCGAGCATCGTCAGATCGTCGTAGCGCTCGGCGTCGGCGACGTGCGCCCG
This window of the Thermoanaerobaculia bacterium genome carries:
- a CDS encoding ATP-binding cassette domain-containing protein, with amino-acid sequence MRPAIELVGVEKRFGEAVALRPTTLSFPAGRTTALIGRSGSGKSTILRLIVGLVSPTAGEVRIGGTPLTASRLEELRHRTGFVIQEGGLFPHLTVRGNALLLGRHLGRPPDELDRRLRETAALVRLPSALFDRYPSELSGGERQRAGLLRALILDPEILLLDEPMAALDPLVRAELQEEFREVFTRVAPTVVLVSHDLAEAAYLSDRLVLLDRGAVVQDGALDDFRRAPATPFVRAFVNAQRGVPP
- a CDS encoding glycine betaine ABC transporter substrate-binding protein → MRRAGTALRILLAAAAAAPATGAAEGAPVRIGSKKFTESYVLGEIAVRALAARGIPAEHRQGMGGTLILWRALASAAIDAYPEYTGTIAEEIVREPAGGSVAALRPRLAQAGIGITDPLGFDNTYALVMRRERARGLGIRTIGDLRRHPDLKAGLTHEFLGRRDGWAPLAHRYGLALDVRGIDHALGYAALASGAIDVKDAYSTDARIAENDLVVLRDELGFFPRYEAVFLYRESLAPAAVAALRGLAGRIDQAEMTRLNAEAERTRDYGRAADAFFGGPAVAEASAARKIAGWTARHVELVAVSVALAVLAGIPLGIAAAGRGWAARTILAAAGTIQTVPALALLALLVPIPFLGISPATAVVALFLYSLLPIVRNTATGLQDVPPGIRESAEALGLPAGARLVRVYLPMASRTILAGIRTSAVIAVGTATLAALIGAGGLGEPILSGLNLNDHATILQGAIPAALLALAVEAVFLVVDRIAIPKGLQERPK
- a CDS encoding LPXTG cell wall anchor domain-containing protein, with protein sequence MKPTRIFTALLLSLGISAIAMAQGAGSVQRTTQLTVSEPTMVGSVLLDPGTYTLHVNDFQAEKVQVVVTRNSDNKTMGTVIASRERRSLDSHQASDNQTQFTYTTANGHPAVATWFYPGDEWGEKFAYGAEKTASATTGGDVTMTQTPAPTVSTSTMAESTPPAETAAPATTEREEHTVAEAAPAPAPAPEETRPAPAPEAKTLPKTASSTPLVALLGALALAGASAVRFGRRKAA